A part of Pantoea vagans genomic DNA contains:
- a CDS encoding aspartate aminotransferase family protein has protein sequence MALHVSRHDFDQWMMPVYAPATFIPVRAEGSTVWDQNGKDYIDFAGGIAVNALGHAHPALQQALQEQAARLWHTGNGYTNEPILRLAKQLIDATFADRVFFCNSGAEANEAALKLARKVAHDRVGPHKSGIVAFKNAFHGRTLFTVSAGGQPAYSKDFAPLPPEIQHAPFNDLAAAAELINDHTCAVIVEPIQGEGGVLPADPAFLRGLRELCDKHQAVLIFDEVQSGVGRTGSLYAYMHYGVTPDVLTSAKALGGGFPIGAMLTRDDLARVMGVGTHGTTYGGNPLAGAVAGKVMELINQPDMMAGVTQRHEWIVAALDEINQRLHLFKEVRGLGLLIGAVLSDDFAGKAKEINLAAAEMGVMVLIAGANVVRFAPALNISEQEVKLGMARFAEVCERLVRGSAS, from the coding sequence ATGGCACTGCACGTTTCACGTCACGATTTCGATCAATGGATGATGCCGGTTTATGCACCTGCGACCTTTATACCGGTTCGCGCAGAAGGCTCCACCGTCTGGGATCAAAACGGTAAAGATTACATCGATTTTGCCGGTGGCATCGCTGTTAATGCGTTAGGGCATGCGCATCCGGCATTGCAGCAGGCGTTGCAGGAACAGGCCGCACGGTTATGGCACACCGGTAATGGCTACACTAACGAACCGATCCTGCGTCTGGCGAAGCAGTTGATCGACGCCACCTTCGCTGACCGGGTGTTCTTCTGTAACTCCGGGGCGGAAGCGAACGAAGCGGCGCTGAAGCTGGCCCGTAAAGTGGCACATGACCGTGTCGGCCCGCATAAAAGTGGTATCGTGGCGTTTAAGAATGCGTTTCACGGGCGCACCCTGTTTACCGTGTCAGCCGGTGGTCAGCCCGCCTATTCAAAAGATTTTGCGCCGTTGCCGCCTGAGATCCAGCATGCGCCGTTTAACGATCTGGCTGCAGCCGCTGAACTGATTAATGACCATACCTGCGCCGTCATTGTTGAACCGATCCAGGGTGAGGGCGGCGTGCTGCCTGCCGATCCGGCGTTCCTGCGTGGACTGCGTGAACTCTGTGATAAGCATCAGGCCGTGCTGATTTTTGATGAGGTGCAGAGCGGCGTGGGTCGTACCGGTTCGCTCTACGCCTATATGCATTATGGCGTCACGCCGGATGTCCTCACCAGCGCCAAAGCGTTGGGCGGCGGCTTCCCGATAGGGGCGATGCTGACCCGCGACGATTTGGCGCGGGTGATGGGCGTCGGTACCCATGGCACCACCTATGGCGGCAATCCGCTGGCGGGCGCGGTCGCCGGTAAAGTGATGGAGCTGATCAACCAGCCTGACATGATGGCGGGTGTCACGCAGCGTCACGAGTGGATTGTCGCGGCCCTGGATGAGATCAATCAGCGCCTGCATCTGTTTAAAGAGGTGCGCGGTCTGGGTCTGCTGATTGGCGCGGTGCTCAGCGATGACTTTGCCGGTAAAGCCAAAGAGATCAATCTGGCCGCCGCTGAGATGGGCGTGATGGTGCTGATTGCCGGGGCTAACGTGGTCCGTTTTGCCCCCGCGCTGAATATCAGTGAGCAGGAAGTGAAGCTCGGCATGGCACGCTTTGCTGAGGTATGTGAACGCCTGGTTCGAGGGTCCGCATCATGA
- a CDS encoding PAS domain-containing methyl-accepting chemotaxis protein, with protein MRLSLLKYLVPSFLRQRGLHAAASFRSLGRAMPVIEFTPEGIIQKASPLFLAAMGYRADEIVGQHHSMFCPPALVNSPEYRRFWQRLAAGESFSDKYLRLANGMRPVWLEASYIPVTDRRGRVFKIVKIAADISERMQSSLEQESIINAISRSMAVIAFSPDGHVLEANDNFLKATGYQAAEVTGKHHRLFCSDELSQSEEYRQFWLRLNQGEFFSGQFPRLNRRGEPLWLRATYNPVFNSDGQLTKIVKFATDVTEQVLRNQQEYDAALNAWNMAVQTRGSAQAGADVIDNSIQMISRIAEEMSVVSADVTRLNSQSDSIDGMVETIRRFAMQTRLIALNAAIEAARAGTSGRSFAVVAAEVRSLAASVSSATEEIERVVAGNNQLAREVLRGIETSLANTGQGVLLMREAGDVIASIQRDSERVESAVRDVARAAHSE; from the coding sequence ATGCGCCTGAGTTTACTGAAATATCTTGTCCCTTCTTTTCTCCGTCAGCGTGGCCTGCACGCCGCCGCGTCATTCCGATCGCTGGGGCGCGCTATGCCCGTGATTGAGTTCACGCCTGAGGGCATTATTCAGAAAGCCAGCCCGCTCTTTCTGGCGGCCATGGGATACCGGGCGGACGAAATTGTCGGTCAGCACCACAGCATGTTCTGTCCGCCCGCGCTGGTGAACTCGCCAGAATATCGTCGTTTCTGGCAGCGTCTGGCGGCAGGTGAAAGCTTCAGTGATAAATATCTGCGGCTGGCTAACGGCATGCGGCCAGTCTGGCTGGAGGCGAGCTATATTCCGGTGACTGACCGGCGCGGACGGGTATTCAAAATCGTGAAAATAGCCGCGGATATTTCAGAGAGAATGCAGTCATCACTGGAGCAGGAGTCGATTATCAATGCGATCAGCCGCTCCATGGCCGTGATCGCCTTTAGTCCTGACGGCCACGTGCTGGAGGCAAATGATAACTTCCTTAAGGCTACCGGCTATCAGGCTGCTGAAGTCACAGGAAAGCATCACCGGCTTTTCTGTTCGGATGAACTCTCTCAGAGTGAGGAGTACCGGCAGTTCTGGTTGAGGCTGAATCAGGGCGAGTTCTTTTCAGGCCAGTTTCCCCGTCTTAACCGGCGTGGCGAACCGCTCTGGCTCAGGGCCACTTACAATCCGGTATTCAACAGCGATGGACAGCTTACTAAAATTGTTAAATTCGCCACCGATGTGACGGAACAGGTGCTGCGTAATCAGCAGGAATATGACGCGGCGTTAAATGCCTGGAACATGGCTGTCCAGACGCGGGGAAGTGCACAGGCGGGCGCGGATGTTATCGACAACAGCATTCAGATGATCAGCCGGATTGCTGAAGAGATGAGCGTGGTGTCGGCAGACGTCACGCGCCTGAACAGCCAGTCTGACAGCATTGATGGCATGGTTGAAACCATCCGGCGCTTTGCCATGCAGACCCGCCTTATTGCACTGAATGCCGCCATTGAAGCGGCGCGCGCAGGCACGTCGGGCCGCAGCTTTGCCGTCGTGGCGGCAGAGGTTCGCAGCCTGGCGGCCAGCGTCAGCAGTGCGACCGAAGAGATTGAGCGGGTGGTAGCAGGGAATAATCAACTGGCCAGAGAGGTGCTGCGGGGAATTGAAACTTCGCTGGCGAACACCGGTCAGGGGGTACTGCTGATGCGTGAGGCGGGAGACGTGATCGCCAGCATTCAGAGAGATTCAGAGCGGGTTGAAAGCGCCGTCAGAGACGTTGCCCGGGCGGCGCATAGCGAATAA
- a CDS encoding YchO/YchP family invasin: MIRKTGVLSLIALSLSALQSARAFQTETAVSETPFDNPARYSESLPTLGSTRDEDEAWSKKLAAVAKSIGEASNNSDSNVTFGQQAGVWAFNHLRDEVADRVESEGQSLLSPYGTAQLDLKVDMNGNFAGTGGDLFSALADENSLLTFSQLGLHDTGEGLVGNAGLGQRWDAGNWLLGYNGFVDHVFSSGLQRASVGTEAWSDSMRFSANYYQPLSGWKNLGNSQQQRMARGYDITSQSYLPFYRQLGVSVSYQQYLGENVDLFNSGNRYHNPSAMSFGLSYTPVPLVTLSATHKTSSAGESQDQLGLKLNYRFGVALSRQLDAGNVAEARSLRGSRYDTVTRSDTPVLAFRQRKTLSVFLATPPWQLSSGESLPLKLQVRASNDIKAVSWQGNTQALSLTPPANNADPQGWSVILPQWDPSPDASNEYRLSVTLEDSKQQRVTSNWITLKIEPPMAMDASPQNDRYDLMAPTGTAL; encoded by the coding sequence ATGATACGGAAAACAGGGGTTCTCTCTTTGATTGCGCTGTCGCTCTCTGCCTTGCAGAGCGCCCGCGCGTTTCAGACTGAAACGGCAGTGTCAGAAACGCCGTTCGACAATCCTGCGCGCTACAGTGAGTCGCTGCCGACGCTTGGCAGCACCCGCGACGAGGATGAAGCGTGGAGCAAAAAGCTGGCAGCCGTGGCAAAAAGCATCGGTGAGGCGAGTAACAACAGCGACAGCAATGTGACGTTTGGCCAGCAGGCGGGCGTCTGGGCCTTCAATCATCTGCGCGATGAAGTGGCCGACCGGGTCGAGAGTGAAGGGCAGTCACTGCTTTCCCCTTACGGCACCGCGCAGCTCGATCTGAAAGTCGACATGAACGGCAACTTTGCCGGCACGGGCGGCGATCTCTTCAGCGCACTGGCCGACGAGAACAGCCTGCTTACCTTCAGCCAGCTTGGCCTGCATGATACCGGCGAGGGTCTGGTCGGCAATGCGGGACTGGGACAACGCTGGGACGCCGGTAACTGGCTGCTGGGCTACAACGGCTTTGTCGATCATGTCTTCAGCAGCGGACTGCAGCGCGCCTCGGTGGGGACTGAGGCCTGGAGTGATTCGATGCGTTTCTCTGCCAACTACTATCAGCCGCTTTCCGGCTGGAAAAATCTGGGCAACTCGCAGCAGCAGCGCATGGCGCGCGGCTATGACATCACCAGCCAGAGCTATCTGCCCTTTTATCGTCAGCTGGGCGTCTCGGTGAGCTATCAGCAATATCTGGGTGAGAATGTCGATCTGTTTAACAGCGGCAACCGCTATCACAATCCCTCCGCTATGTCGTTTGGCCTCTCTTACACGCCGGTGCCGCTGGTGACGCTGTCTGCCACCCACAAAACCAGCAGTGCCGGTGAAAGCCAGGATCAGCTGGGGCTGAAACTGAACTACCGCTTTGGCGTGGCGCTTAGCCGTCAGCTTGATGCCGGTAACGTCGCGGAAGCGCGCTCCCTGCGCGGCAGCCGTTACGATACCGTGACCCGCAGCGATACGCCGGTGCTCGCATTCCGTCAGCGTAAAACGCTGTCGGTGTTCCTGGCGACACCTCCCTGGCAGTTAAGCAGTGGCGAGAGCCTGCCGCTGAAGCTGCAGGTGCGCGCCAGCAATGACATCAAGGCAGTAAGCTGGCAGGGTAACACGCAGGCGCTGAGCCTGACGCCACCGGCTAATAACGCCGATCCGCAGGGCTGGAGTGTGATCTTACCGCAGTGGGATCCGTCGCCAGACGCCAGCAACGAATACCGGCTGTCGGTCACCCTTGAGGACAGCAAACAGCAGCGTGTCACCTCTAACTGGATCACCCTGAAAATTGAGCCGCCGATGGCCATGGATGCATCCCCACAGAACGATCGTTACGATTTAATGGCACCCACCGGCACGGCGCTCTAG
- a CDS encoding methyl-accepting chemotaxis protein, whose protein sequence is MKISTRLSAGFGLLILLFIICAGTAIQALNSARNSMDEVVNVRLKKYQTVLDMRGGVRDMAIAVRNLALMTDPVAMKPEWERLQKQRALYISNRETLSRMMQTDAGPAGREAMSRIESAEEAALSTLMNAGKLGLENRQQEVTDYLLTVARPAQQTLLKAINDLTELEMRNSRDAVVENGNAIARTTWILIILAAISVLAAVATCAFIVRMLMRQLGGEPVQAQALAAAIAAGDLTSAVTLRGGDSTSLLASLSGMQTNLRGLVTQIKDASASVALAADEISQGNSELSSRTEQQAAALQETAASMEQLTATVKSNAAGAQQTAGSAREAATLAHAGEADVQRLSETMHDISLSAVRVRDITSVIEGIAFQTNILALNAAVEAARAGEDGRGFAVVAGEVRSLAQRSATAARDIKQLIEQAVTQVEEGVTVAAGTGERILKIVSRVGELADAMDNLSLSSGEQMQGISQVSIAVSQMDGVTQNNAALVEESSSASQSLLAQARDLRGMVGTFTV, encoded by the coding sequence ATGAAAATCTCAACGCGCCTTAGCGCAGGTTTTGGCCTGCTGATTTTGCTGTTTATTATTTGTGCCGGTACCGCGATTCAGGCGCTGAACAGCGCCCGTAATAGCATGGACGAGGTGGTCAATGTCCGGCTGAAAAAGTACCAGACCGTGCTGGATATGCGTGGCGGCGTGCGGGATATGGCCATTGCGGTGCGTAACCTGGCCCTGATGACCGACCCTGTTGCGATGAAGCCAGAATGGGAACGTCTGCAAAAACAGCGGGCGCTTTACATCAGCAATCGTGAAACGCTGTCGCGCATGATGCAGACTGACGCTGGCCCCGCGGGACGCGAGGCGATGAGCAGAATTGAATCTGCTGAAGAGGCCGCGTTATCCACCCTGATGAACGCCGGGAAGCTCGGGCTGGAAAACCGTCAGCAGGAGGTTACCGACTATCTGTTAACCGTAGCGCGTCCTGCGCAGCAGACTCTGCTTAAAGCGATCAACGATCTGACTGAGCTGGAGATGCGCAACAGCCGGGATGCGGTGGTGGAAAACGGGAACGCTATCGCCCGCACCACCTGGATACTGATCATCCTGGCAGCGATCTCCGTGCTGGCTGCGGTCGCCACCTGCGCGTTTATTGTGCGTATGCTGATGCGTCAGCTGGGCGGTGAACCTGTTCAGGCACAGGCGCTGGCTGCCGCGATCGCGGCTGGCGATCTCACCTCCGCAGTTACGCTGCGCGGTGGCGACAGCACCAGCCTGCTTGCTTCGTTAAGCGGTATGCAGACCAATCTTCGCGGGCTGGTAACGCAAATCAAGGATGCTTCCGCTTCGGTGGCGCTGGCGGCCGATGAGATTTCCCAGGGCAACAGTGAGCTGTCATCCCGTACCGAGCAGCAGGCTGCTGCGCTGCAGGAAACCGCAGCCAGCATGGAGCAGCTCACTGCCACGGTAAAAAGCAATGCGGCAGGCGCGCAGCAGACGGCGGGTTCAGCGCGTGAGGCCGCCACACTGGCTCATGCAGGCGAAGCGGATGTTCAGCGCCTGTCAGAAACCATGCATGACATTTCGCTGAGTGCCGTGCGGGTGCGTGACATTACGTCGGTGATTGAGGGCATCGCTTTCCAGACCAATATTCTGGCGCTTAACGCCGCAGTAGAAGCAGCACGTGCCGGGGAAGACGGTCGCGGATTTGCCGTGGTCGCGGGCGAAGTCCGATCGCTGGCCCAGCGCAGCGCCACTGCGGCACGCGACATCAAGCAACTGATTGAGCAGGCGGTGACGCAGGTCGAGGAAGGTGTCACGGTGGCCGCAGGAACGGGTGAGCGCATCCTGAAAATTGTCAGCCGCGTAGGTGAACTGGCCGATGCCATGGACAACCTTTCACTCTCCTCCGGTGAACAGATGCAGGGTATTTCCCAGGTCAGCATTGCGGTGAGTCAGATGGACGGCGTCACGCAGAATAACGCCGCGCTGGTAGAAGAGTCCTCTTCTGCGTCACAGTCCCTGCTGGCGCAGGCGCGCGACCTGCGTGGCATGGTCGGGACCTTCACCGTATGA
- a CDS encoding putative bifunctional diguanylate cyclase/phosphodiesterase, which produces MRLKLFWLAVLNIATIILLSILWEFGLEARISSLLGLGYDPDFETSERVRFILTATAFAGLAMIIPALFIVNLIRKSLSAEKNALRLAGTDALTGVMNRRSFTAHLAALNTGEVPYTLTLLDINDFKSINDLNGHRQGDATLVALAGLLTTSAGTQSQVFRIGGDEFAIVTAASQAEQALTAAESLCQHAASIRTGPHTFLSLSAGIASSACTGQADVVRAADLALYEAKQNTRSHLARFTPDMELRFRQRERLEQEVVAAVSGHAIVPFLQPLVSLRSGNITGFEILARWITASGQTVSPAEFLPVVERLGLMDSMTVALLQDAVSATRAWPAGLCLSLNITPEQLLRPSLTTCLSRIMQHAGPVMLELEITEQNVMAISDDAREAIRLLKEAGIGVVLDDFGTGYSNLSVLLGLGITKIKIDQTFIAGIVTGSEQRKVVETLLALCQGLNVVITAEGIEDVATLRWLRKRGCDYGQGYLFSRPVPAGQATTLLASANVEELMQEEAVAVNLVRALG; this is translated from the coding sequence ATGCGCCTGAAACTTTTCTGGCTCGCAGTGCTGAATATTGCGACCATCATTTTACTCTCCATACTGTGGGAATTCGGGCTTGAGGCGCGGATTTCCAGCCTGCTGGGCCTGGGCTACGATCCCGATTTCGAAACCAGTGAGCGGGTGCGGTTTATCCTGACTGCGACGGCATTTGCCGGGCTGGCAATGATTATTCCGGCGCTGTTTATCGTGAATCTGATCCGCAAATCACTGAGTGCAGAAAAAAACGCACTCAGGCTGGCCGGCACGGATGCGCTGACCGGCGTAATGAATCGCCGATCATTCACCGCACACCTTGCTGCGCTGAATACCGGCGAGGTGCCTTATACCCTGACGCTGCTCGACATCAACGATTTCAAAAGTATTAATGACCTGAACGGTCATCGTCAGGGCGATGCCACGCTGGTTGCGCTGGCCGGGCTGCTGACCACCTCGGCGGGCACGCAGAGCCAGGTGTTTCGCATTGGTGGGGATGAGTTTGCTATCGTAACCGCGGCGTCGCAGGCTGAGCAGGCGCTGACCGCCGCGGAAAGTCTTTGTCAGCATGCGGCATCCATCCGGACCGGTCCGCATACCTTCCTCAGTCTCTCTGCAGGCATTGCCAGTTCAGCCTGCACCGGGCAGGCCGATGTGGTGCGGGCGGCGGATCTGGCGCTGTACGAAGCTAAACAGAACACGCGTTCTCATCTGGCGCGATTCACACCAGACATGGAGCTGCGCTTTCGCCAGCGGGAAAGGCTGGAGCAGGAGGTCGTTGCTGCCGTCAGCGGCCACGCCATCGTTCCCTTTCTGCAGCCGCTGGTGTCGCTGCGAAGCGGAAACATTACCGGCTTTGAAATACTGGCACGCTGGATCACCGCGTCGGGGCAGACGGTTTCACCCGCTGAGTTTCTGCCGGTGGTGGAACGGCTGGGGCTGATGGACAGCATGACCGTGGCGCTGCTGCAGGATGCGGTCAGTGCAACACGGGCATGGCCTGCCGGGCTCTGCCTGTCGCTGAACATTACCCCGGAGCAGCTGCTGAGACCGTCGCTGACCACCTGTCTGTCCCGCATCATGCAGCATGCCGGACCGGTCATGCTGGAACTGGAGATCACGGAACAGAACGTCATGGCTATCTCTGATGATGCCCGCGAGGCGATCCGCCTGCTGAAAGAGGCCGGTATCGGCGTGGTACTGGACGATTTCGGCACTGGCTATTCCAACCTTTCCGTATTGCTGGGTCTGGGCATTACCAAAATCAAAATTGATCAGACGTTTATTGCCGGAATTGTGACCGGGTCGGAGCAGCGTAAAGTCGTGGAAACGCTGCTGGCGCTCTGTCAGGGGCTGAATGTGGTGATTACGGCAGAGGGCATCGAGGATGTCGCCACGCTGCGGTGGCTGAGAAAACGCGGCTGTGATTATGGTCAGGGGTATCTTTTCAGCCGTCCGGTGCCTGCCGGGCAGGCAACCACGCTGCTGGCATCGGCCAACGTGGAAGAGCTGATGCAGGAAGAGGCTGTGGCGGTTAACTTAGTCAGGGCGCTGGGCTAA
- the astA gene encoding arginine N-succinyltransferase → MMVIRPVERDDLSQLMALAGKTGGGLTSLPVDSATLQARIDRSLQTWEDTLPRAEQGYVFVLADSEDNRAVGICAIEVAVGLQDPWYNFRVGTQVHASKELNVYAALPTLSLSNDHTGSSELCTLFLDPDYRDGKNGYLLSKSRFLFMASFRERFTNRVVAEMRGVSDEQGHSPFWESVGSRFFSMEFSKADFLSGTGQKSFIAELMPKHPLYIDYLTPEAQAVIGQVHPHTAPARAVLEAEGFRYLNYVDIFDGGPTLECDIDHIRAVRKSRLRSAEPGENPADAPLCLVANNHYCQFRVALIPAHADSDSVQLTDEQMRALHCQPGDSLRVVTLCKEEKTA, encoded by the coding sequence ATGATGGTAATCCGTCCGGTTGAACGCGATGATTTAAGCCAGCTGATGGCGCTGGCCGGTAAAACCGGCGGCGGGCTGACCTCGCTGCCCGTTGATAGCGCCACGTTACAGGCGCGTATCGATCGATCGCTGCAGACCTGGGAGGATACGCTGCCGCGCGCAGAGCAGGGCTATGTCTTCGTGCTGGCGGACAGTGAAGATAACCGCGCCGTGGGCATCTGTGCCATTGAGGTGGCGGTCGGCCTGCAGGATCCCTGGTACAACTTTCGCGTCGGCACCCAGGTGCACGCTTCGAAAGAGCTGAATGTTTATGCCGCGCTGCCCACCCTGTCGCTGAGTAACGATCACACCGGCAGCAGTGAGCTCTGCACGCTGTTTCTCGATCCCGATTACCGTGACGGCAAAAACGGCTATCTGCTGTCGAAGTCCCGCTTCCTGTTTATGGCCAGTTTCCGTGAACGCTTCACCAACCGGGTGGTGGCTGAGATGCGTGGCGTCAGCGATGAGCAGGGCCATTCGCCGTTCTGGGAGAGCGTCGGCAGCCGTTTCTTCTCAATGGAGTTCAGTAAGGCCGATTTCCTCAGCGGCACCGGCCAGAAGTCCTTTATCGCGGAGCTGATGCCGAAGCATCCACTCTATATCGACTACCTGACGCCAGAGGCGCAGGCCGTCATCGGACAGGTGCATCCACACACCGCACCGGCCCGTGCCGTGCTGGAGGCAGAGGGCTTCCGCTACCTTAACTATGTCGACATTTTTGATGGCGGCCCGACGCTGGAGTGCGATATCGACCACATTCGCGCCGTACGCAAAAGCCGTCTGCGCAGCGCAGAGCCAGGCGAAAATCCGGCTGATGCGCCGCTCTGCCTGGTTGCCAATAACCATTACTGCCAGTTCCGTGTGGCGCTGATCCCGGCCCATGCCGACAGCGACAGCGTGCAACTCACGGATGAACAGATGCGGGCGCTTCACTGCCAGCCGGGCGACAGCCTGCGCGTGGTGACGCTCTGCAAAGAGGAGAAAACAGCATGA
- a CDS encoding MarR family winged helix-turn-helix transcriptional regulator, with amino-acid sequence MSKDMNDETVGIADTSPANAAPETIDQFLCFALYSASLAMTKLYQSRLKPLGLTYPQYLVLLVLWEKDGLTVSDIGARVRLDSGTLSQLLKRLESAGIICRQRDTGKDERRVVVSLTEQGHQLKVAAAGVPADMVSVMDTACSELGELTTQVATLREKLLKALP; translated from the coding sequence ATGAGTAAAGATATGAATGATGAAACCGTGGGGATCGCTGATACTTCTCCCGCCAATGCAGCGCCTGAAACCATCGACCAGTTTCTCTGCTTTGCGCTCTACTCCGCATCGCTCGCCATGACAAAGCTCTATCAGTCGCGGCTGAAACCGCTGGGGCTGACCTATCCGCAGTATCTGGTACTGCTGGTGCTGTGGGAAAAAGATGGCCTGACCGTCTCCGATATTGGCGCGCGCGTCCGGCTGGATTCCGGCACGCTCAGTCAGCTTCTGAAGCGGCTGGAGAGCGCAGGCATCATCTGTCGGCAGCGTGACACCGGGAAGGATGAGCGCCGGGTTGTGGTCTCCCTGACGGAACAGGGGCACCAGCTCAAAGTCGCGGCGGCGGGCGTCCCGGCCGATATGGTCTCCGTAATGGATACCGCCTGCAGTGAGCTTGGTGAACTGACGACCCAGGTTGCCACGCTGCGGGAAAAACTGCTTAAGGCCCTGCCATGA
- a CDS encoding porin — MMKRTLLTAIMPLLIGLSSAQAAEIYNKDGNKLDLVGKINVSHLFSDDDNNNGDTSSYARFGFKGETKITDQLTGYGFWQYQYSLHNSEGSDAQATNRTRLGYAGLKFGKAGALDYGRNYGLVYDALSYTDMLPFFGGDSGYTDAFLSGRSTGVLTWRNSDFFGLVDGLNLAAQYQGKNDRSSNIDGVRRSNGDGFALSASYDFDFGLSFAGAFASLDRTTAQNAAARGEGEKAQHWATSVKYDANQVYLAAMYGETLNATPISGGFANKAQNFEAVAQYQFLNGFRPSVGYVSSKGKEIENIGDADIIKYTAVGATYYFNKNMSVYGEYRINLLKDNNPLGLATDDITALGLIYQF, encoded by the coding sequence ATGATGAAGCGCACTTTACTGACGGCTATTATGCCGTTACTGATCGGTCTTTCTTCCGCACAGGCCGCAGAAATTTATAACAAGGATGGCAATAAGCTGGACCTGGTCGGCAAGATTAACGTGTCACACCTTTTTTCCGACGACGATAACAACAACGGTGATACCTCTTCTTATGCCCGTTTTGGTTTCAAGGGCGAGACGAAGATTACCGATCAGCTCACCGGTTATGGCTTCTGGCAGTATCAGTACAGCCTTCACAACTCTGAAGGCAGTGACGCACAGGCCACCAACCGTACCCGTCTGGGCTATGCTGGCCTGAAATTTGGTAAGGCCGGTGCGCTGGATTACGGACGTAACTATGGCCTGGTCTATGACGCGCTGAGTTACACCGATATGCTGCCGTTCTTCGGCGGCGATTCCGGTTATACCGACGCCTTCCTCTCTGGCCGCTCAACCGGCGTGCTGACCTGGCGTAACAGTGATTTCTTTGGTCTGGTAGACGGGTTAAACCTTGCTGCACAGTATCAGGGTAAAAACGACCGCAGCAGTAACATCGACGGCGTGCGTCGTTCGAATGGCGATGGTTTTGCCCTCTCCGCGTCTTATGACTTCGATTTCGGCCTGAGCTTCGCTGGCGCGTTTGCCAGCCTGGATCGCACCACGGCGCAGAACGCAGCCGCACGCGGTGAAGGCGAAAAAGCCCAGCACTGGGCAACCTCAGTTAAATATGATGCGAACCAGGTTTATCTGGCCGCAATGTACGGCGAAACGCTGAACGCCACGCCGATCAGCGGCGGCTTCGCCAACAAAGCGCAAAACTTTGAAGCCGTGGCGCAGTATCAGTTCCTGAACGGCTTCCGTCCATCCGTGGGTTACGTCTCATCGAAGGGCAAAGAAATTGAAAATATCGGCGATGCCGACATTATTAAGTACACCGCCGTGGGTGCCACCTACTACTTCAACAAGAACATGTCGGTCTATGGTGAATACCGCATCAACCTGTTGAAAGATAACAACCCGCTCGGTCTGGCGACCGACGACATCACCGCGCTGGGTCTGATTTACCAGTTCTGA
- a CDS encoding glucose 1-dehydrogenase, with protein MSREQRGKTVVITGACRGIGAGIAARFARDGARLVMVSNADRVFATADQLSQQYGSEILALQVDVTDEAAVQQLYQQAFERFGQIDVSIQNAGVITIDRFDTMPKSDFERILAVNTTAVWLCCREAAKYMVKQGSGSLINTSSGQGRQGFIYTPHYAASKMGIIGITQSLALELAPWDITVNAFCPGIIESEMWDYNDRVWGEILSSEEKTYGKGELMAEWVKNIPLKRAGQPEDVAGLVAFLASDDARYITGQTINVDGGLIFS; from the coding sequence ATGAGCCGCGAACAACGTGGAAAAACAGTAGTGATTACCGGTGCCTGTCGCGGCATCGGTGCCGGGATCGCGGCGCGATTCGCCCGCGATGGGGCCAGGCTGGTGATGGTGTCGAATGCCGATCGGGTCTTTGCCACCGCTGACCAGCTTTCGCAGCAGTATGGCAGTGAGATTCTGGCGCTGCAGGTCGACGTCACAGATGAAGCGGCGGTGCAGCAGCTCTATCAGCAGGCCTTTGAACGCTTTGGTCAGATTGACGTCTCGATTCAGAATGCTGGCGTGATCACCATTGACCGCTTCGACACCATGCCGAAAAGCGACTTTGAACGGATTCTGGCCGTGAACACCACTGCCGTCTGGCTCTGCTGTCGTGAAGCGGCGAAATATATGGTGAAGCAGGGCAGCGGCAGTCTGATTAACACTTCATCCGGGCAGGGACGACAGGGCTTTATCTACACGCCGCACTATGCCGCCAGCAAAATGGGGATCATCGGCATTACGCAGAGTCTGGCGCTGGAGCTGGCACCGTGGGACATTACGGTCAACGCCTTCTGTCCCGGCATCATTGAGAGTGAGATGTGGGATTACAACGATCGCGTCTGGGGCGAGATCCTCAGCAGCGAGGAGAAAACCTACGGCAAAGGTGAGCTGATGGCGGAGTGGGTGAAAAACATTCCGCTGAAGCGTGCCGGTCAGCCGGAGGATGTGGCCGGGCTGGTGGCGTTTCTGGCTTCAGACGATGCGCGCTATATCACCGGACAGACAATTAACGTGGATGGCGGCTTAATCTTCTCCTGA